The following are encoded in a window of bacterium genomic DNA:
- a CDS encoding helix-turn-helix domain-containing protein — MKGQKHTAAGANGGTELFPEDIQELRESRGLTREEFARVLGVRPGTLARWEEGWTKPHGATRAVLNAMLATTAWTGLKTLSRVGPLLGVAFGGYVLYRLIRESRK, encoded by the coding sequence ATGAAAGGCCAAAAACACACCGCCGCCGGCGCCAATGGCGGCACCGAACTTTTTCCGGAGGATATTCAGGAATTGCGTGAATCGCGCGGGCTGACCCGCGAGGAATTCGCGCGCGTGCTTGGCGTGCGTCCGGGCACGCTGGCGCGCTGGGAGGAGGGCTGGACCAAACCCCACGGCGCCACGCGCGCGGTGCTGAATGCCATGCTCGCCACGACTGCGTGGACGGGGCTCAAGACGCTCTCGCGCGTCGGACCGCTGCTTGGCGTCGCGTTCGGCGGGTACGTGCTGTATCGCCTGATCAGGGAAAGCAGGAAATAG
- a CDS encoding response regulator — translation MPPRILVVDDDRNIGQILHASFSAKGYEVFTARNGEDALTEFAKVRPDLVLLDVLLPKMNGWEVCSRLKATPEGRITPIVLMSAVYKTPKMQLEAKNKYGADEFVEKPFQLSRLMDLVNRFLASRDQTPLPREIDAAGEPVMPAEVERPELPPVVLEGELASVPFPELLHDLYVLNKSGRLTVRSDGKEKRIDVMSGYPVSVTTNIEDEFFGNYLVRQHVVTEEQRDEAVSRMQKSGRLIGTVLIEMDAMSPQQVVNYLRMQVRDKLFEIFSWSAGTYRFAEDNSVTGDIQNVDMSVANIINEGIRRHYRFDRLEPIIEGYADKFLHLGADRRYRFQDLDLTPTESQLLASIDGTRTVRDLMSVTPLPVERSYQIVYTLIVSGMVETVLESREEPQTRFFTRAEVDDQDAQLLAESMTQPVSAADVLAQEVSEAQAPAADSPAAADAGGDMTPPEGKPITSFPSHVRESERAGDEAKTRERVIRFYEKLADASDFQVLGVGDNPTEHEVRVSYHRLAKEFHPDRFFGKSSPEIKAKVEDIFRAVSDAYDRLNTQEKIIQYKSELAGGKTKEDQAGDRVSGVRRVIMAEQRFQAGLQFLKDKRFTRASHAFRESLEVSPNEPEYVAYYGWALYNIPFEKDPDEEEMTLRPKDSMADLQFEARESLNRAISINPRTEKAYLFLGAIYKQQGLAEFAEKQYEKALICNPNSIEALRELRLIKLKEQQSKQKKRGLFDRFLKR, via the coding sequence ATGCCGCCGAGAATCCTGGTCGTGGACGACGACCGCAACATCGGTCAAATCCTGCATGCGTCGTTTTCCGCGAAGGGCTATGAAGTCTTCACCGCGCGGAACGGCGAGGATGCCCTGACCGAATTCGCCAAGGTCCGTCCCGACCTGGTCCTGCTCGACGTCCTGCTTCCAAAGATGAACGGCTGGGAGGTTTGCAGCCGGCTGAAGGCGACGCCCGAGGGCCGCATCACGCCCATTGTCCTCATGAGCGCCGTTTACAAGACCCCCAAAATGCAGCTCGAGGCCAAGAACAAATACGGCGCCGACGAGTTCGTCGAAAAGCCGTTCCAGCTTTCGCGCCTCATGGATCTGGTCAACCGCTTCCTGGCCAGCCGCGACCAGACCCCCCTGCCGCGGGAAATCGATGCCGCCGGGGAACCCGTGATGCCGGCCGAGGTCGAACGCCCGGAATTGCCGCCCGTCGTGCTCGAGGGCGAACTGGCGTCCGTCCCGTTTCCCGAACTCCTTCACGACCTCTACGTGCTCAACAAGTCCGGCCGCCTGACGGTGCGTTCGGACGGCAAGGAAAAGCGCATCGACGTGATGAGCGGCTACCCCGTTTCCGTCACGACGAACATCGAGGACGAGTTTTTCGGAAACTACCTCGTTCGCCAGCACGTGGTCACCGAGGAGCAGCGCGACGAGGCGGTCTCGCGCATGCAAAAAAGCGGACGCCTGATCGGAACCGTCCTCATCGAAATGGACGCGATGTCCCCGCAGCAGGTCGTCAACTACCTGCGCATGCAGGTGCGCGACAAGCTGTTCGAAATTTTCTCCTGGTCGGCCGGCACCTATCGTTTCGCCGAGGACAACAGCGTCACCGGCGATATCCAGAACGTCGATATGTCGGTCGCGAACATCATCAACGAGGGCATCCGCCGCCACTACCGCTTCGACCGCCTGGAACCGATCATCGAGGGCTACGCCGACAAGTTCCTGCATCTGGGCGCCGACCGGCGTTACCGCTTTCAGGACCTCGACCTGACGCCCACCGAATCGCAGCTTCTGGCCAGCATCGACGGCACGCGCACGGTCCGCGATCTCATGAGCGTCACGCCGCTGCCGGTCGAGCGATCGTACCAGATTGTCTACACACTGATCGTCAGCGGAATGGTCGAGACCGTCCTGGAATCAAGGGAGGAGCCGCAAACGCGCTTTTTCACGCGCGCGGAAGTGGACGACCAGGACGCACAGCTACTGGCCGAATCCATGACGCAACCGGTCTCCGCGGCCGACGTGCTCGCGCAAGAGGTTTCCGAGGCGCAGGCGCCGGCGGCCGACTCGCCCGCGGCGGCGGACGCCGGCGGCGACATGACACCGCCCGAAGGCAAGCCGATCACCTCGTTTCCCTCGCATGTTCGCGAATCTGAACGCGCCGGCGACGAGGCAAAAACGCGCGAGCGCGTCATCAGGTTCTACGAAAAGCTCGCGGACGCGAGCGATTTTCAGGTTCTCGGCGTCGGCGACAATCCGACCGAACACGAGGTTCGCGTCTCGTATCATCGGCTCGCCAAGGAATTCCACCCCGACCGCTTTTTCGGAAAGTCGAGCCCGGAAATCAAGGCGAAGGTCGAGGACATCTTCCGCGCGGTCAGCGACGCGTACGATCGGCTGAACACGCAGGAAAAGATCATCCAGTACAAAAGCGAACTGGCGGGCGGCAAGACGAAAGAAGATCAAGCCGGCGATCGCGTCAGCGGCGTGCGGCGCGTCATCATGGCCGAACAGCGGTTCCAGGCCGGCCTGCAATTCCTGAAAGACAAGCGTTTCACGCGCGCCTCCCATGCCTTCCGCGAGTCGCTCGAGGTTTCGCCGAACGAACCCGAATACGTCGCGTATTACGGGTGGGCGCTTTATAACATCCCCTTCGAGAAGGACCCCGACGAGGAGGAGATGACGCTGCGTCCCAAGGACTCCATGGCCGACCTGCAGTTCGAGGCCCGCGAGTCGCTGAACCGCGCCATCTCCATCAACCCGCGAACGGAAAAGGCGTACCTCTTCCTCGGCGCGATCTACAAACAGCAGGGCCTCGCCGAGTTCGCCGAAAAGCAGTACGAAAAGGCGCTGATCTGCAACCCCAATTCCATCGAGGCGCTGCGCGAGCTTCGTCTCATCAAGCTCAAGGAACAGCAGAGCAAGCAGAAAAAGCGCGGCCTGTTCGATCGTTTCCTCAAACGCTGA
- a CDS encoding ComF family protein — MRPAPLLYRESPIRRALRGVLDAVMPPVCAFCGRLAGGGHASLCVECRAALRPVAPPFCRACGWPFEGGTGDRPCGECIVSPPAFDVARAAWRYEGPLREALIAFKFRRRVACAPPLASLLADALPLGLDPREYDFVCPVPLHPRRLRERGFNQSLLLARRLTAATGLPLRRDTLVRTRPTVPQVGLPRKARRENVRMAFEAARPIPEGARVLLVDDVITTGATVSACAAALKRAGASVVDAAAVARVIGPEPGPAHPFI; from the coding sequence GTGCGGCCGGCCCCCCTTCTCTATCGCGAATCCCCGATCCGGCGCGCCCTGCGCGGGGTGCTCGACGCTGTCATGCCGCCCGTTTGCGCGTTTTGCGGGAGGCTCGCCGGCGGCGGGCACGCCTCGCTTTGCGTCGAATGCCGCGCGGCACTGCGCCCGGTGGCGCCGCCGTTTTGCCGCGCGTGTGGTTGGCCGTTCGAGGGCGGCACGGGCGATCGCCCCTGCGGCGAGTGCATCGTCTCGCCGCCCGCGTTTGATGTCGCCCGCGCGGCGTGGCGATACGAAGGACCCCTGCGTGAGGCGCTGATCGCGTTCAAGTTCCGCCGCCGCGTCGCTTGCGCTCCGCCGCTGGCGTCGCTTCTGGCCGACGCGCTGCCGCTCGGTCTCGATCCGCGCGAATACGATTTCGTCTGCCCCGTCCCGTTGCATCCCCGGCGGCTGCGCGAACGCGGTTTCAATCAGTCCCTCCTTCTCGCGCGGCGCCTGACCGCGGCCACGGGCTTGCCGCTGCGGCGCGATACGCTTGTCCGCACGCGGCCCACCGTGCCGCAGGTGGGGCTGCCGCGAAAGGCGCGACGCGAAAACGTGCGCATGGCGTTCGAGGCGGCGCGTCCCATCCCCGAAGGCGCGCGCGTGCTGCTGGTCGACGACGTCATCACGACGGGTGCCACCGTGTCCGCGTGCGCCGCGGCGCTCAAGCGTGCGGGCGCATCGGTCGTCGACGCGGCGGCCGTCGCGCGCGTCATCGGCCCGGAACCCGGCCCGGCGCATCCTTTCATCTGA
- a CDS encoding TetR/AcrR family transcriptional regulator: MKSAIRVFAHRGYKNTTVHDLQTEMGMSRSAFYQYFVNKYGVVDEMLTQLLQCLADEAGRIALTETRVDPRERVRVTLSRVLRILLSERDLMRVLVSAPIDGDARLRERADRFFHDFRIVVFRQLVAGRDLGAIRELHIEIASYAVLGAVKEAMNWFLEGESRDESPRVGQLASALMAILGDGLFVAPRALAPAAARGESAAGAAEKSVLASAEPDRVAANGSPPHVAAPEKKR, from the coding sequence ATGAAATCCGCGATACGCGTTTTTGCACACCGTGGATACAAAAACACGACGGTCCACGATCTGCAGACCGAAATGGGGATGAGCCGCAGCGCTTTCTATCAATACTTCGTCAACAAATACGGCGTGGTGGACGAGATGCTGACGCAGCTTCTGCAATGCCTGGCCGACGAAGCCGGGCGCATCGCGCTCACCGAAACGCGCGTCGATCCGCGCGAGCGCGTTCGCGTGACGCTGTCGCGCGTGCTGCGCATCCTGCTGTCCGAGCGCGACCTCATGCGCGTGCTGGTGTCCGCGCCCATCGACGGCGACGCGCGCTTGCGCGAGCGCGCCGACCGTTTTTTCCACGACTTCCGCATCGTCGTGTTTCGGCAACTCGTCGCCGGGCGCGACCTCGGCGCGATTCGCGAACTGCATATCGAGATCGCCTCCTACGCGGTACTTGGCGCCGTGAAGGAGGCAATGAACTGGTTTCTGGAAGGCGAAAGCCGCGACGAAAGCCCGCGCGTCGGCCAGCTCGCATCGGCGCTCATGGCCATTCTCGGCGACGGGCTATTCGTTGCGCCGCGCGCTTTGGCGCCCGCGGCCGCCCGCGGCGAATCGGCGGCCGGCGCCGCCGAAAAATCCGTGCTCGCGTCCGCCGAACCGGATCGCGTCGCGGCCAACGGCTCGCCGCCGCACGTGGCGGCGCCGGAGAAAAAGCGATGA
- a CDS encoding 8-amino-7-oxononanoate synthase, whose amino-acid sequence MRIDDRIDDILRAIDAAGRRRSLLPIEGAAGPWIRVAGRDLVNFCGNDYLGLAHDQRVIDAAARAAEIHGAGAGASRLVTGNPAGYEELESALAGFVGKDAALLFGSGWHANTGLLPALAGAGDVIFSDDLNHASIIDGARLSRAKCIVYRHADLDDLENKLKDERARARSAIVVTESIFSMDGDAPDLAAIAGLCGRHDAALVVDEAHALGVTNDGRGRVAGLGLSGAVFAVVGTFGKALGSFGAFVAGNARLRELLINTARPAIFSTALPPPAVGAAREALRILADEGEPLVSRLRENSVAMARWARAAGFETPDPPGAIMSIVLVEEARAVAAESALADAGVLARSIRPPTVPPGTSRLRLTACAAHADGDISRLGRALRTIKGAPNET is encoded by the coding sequence ATGCGAATCGACGATCGCATCGACGACATCCTTCGCGCGATCGACGCCGCCGGCCGGCGGCGATCGCTGCTTCCGATCGAAGGTGCGGCGGGGCCGTGGATCCGCGTCGCGGGGCGCGATCTCGTCAACTTCTGCGGCAACGACTACCTCGGTCTCGCGCACGATCAGCGCGTCATCGACGCGGCGGCGCGCGCGGCGGAGATCCACGGCGCGGGCGCGGGCGCGAGCCGTCTCGTCACCGGCAATCCCGCCGGATACGAGGAACTGGAAAGCGCCCTCGCCGGCTTCGTCGGCAAGGACGCCGCGCTACTTTTCGGGTCCGGCTGGCACGCGAACACCGGCCTTCTACCCGCGCTTGCCGGCGCGGGCGACGTCATTTTTTCCGATGATCTCAATCACGCGAGCATCATCGACGGAGCGCGCCTTTCGCGCGCGAAGTGCATCGTCTACCGCCATGCGGACCTCGACGACCTGGAAAACAAGCTGAAAGACGAGCGTGCCCGCGCGCGCTCCGCCATCGTTGTCACCGAGTCCATTTTTTCGATGGACGGCGACGCGCCCGATCTTGCCGCCATCGCCGGACTATGCGGGCGTCACGACGCCGCGCTCGTGGTCGACGAGGCGCACGCCCTTGGCGTGACGAACGATGGCCGCGGGCGCGTCGCCGGGCTGGGGCTTTCCGGCGCGGTCTTCGCGGTCGTCGGCACCTTCGGAAAGGCGCTCGGATCGTTCGGCGCGTTTGTCGCGGGGAACGCGCGGCTGCGCGAACTCTTGATCAACACCGCCCGGCCCGCAATTTTTTCGACCGCGTTGCCGCCGCCGGCCGTCGGCGCGGCGCGCGAGGCTCTGCGCATTCTGGCCGATGAAGGCGAACCGCTCGTTTCGCGCCTGCGCGAAAATTCGGTCGCCATGGCGCGTTGGGCGCGCGCGGCGGGATTCGAGACGCCGGATCCGCCGGGCGCAATTATGTCGATCGTTCTCGTCGAGGAGGCGCGCGCGGTCGCGGCCGAATCCGCGCTGGCCGACGCGGGCGTCCTCGCCCGCTCCATCCGACCGCCGACGGTCCCGCCCGGCACGAGCCGTTTGCGTTTGACGGCTTGCGCCGCGCACGCCGACGGCGATATCAGCCGCCTGGGCCGTGCCCTGCGCACCATCAAGGGGGCGCCCAACGAAACGTAG
- a CDS encoding GNAT family N-acetyltransferase produces MAGPLSFDLVEDDAGFDRLAGEWASLLADSPADPLFSSHAWCRAWWRHYGAGHMLRLAIARDEDGRLVGLAPMYRRTMTARELEREMVGDVRVPIATRGGAYRVLQGLGNGENCSDLLGFIAANGRVDEVWSALYGFLSRDAGDWDILDLADADDETPGLEALQYAAMSGRVSRYRVLYGAPYADLPGGYDAYLDTLSKKSRYNARKKVKQIGVYHKIGHRYHEDPATLPAAMTRLFELHEERWKAEGGSEAFATDAMRAFHREYAAGALSRGELRLGFLDIDGEPAFVTYAIHAGNRYYLYQQGGSSNYPKYNLGYAALSFSLQDACARGAKRYEFLRGEAEYKLHWSNGSRRLVQFLSGRTIAAMRFFARAFINTDPAVRRTLKRVIERGRR; encoded by the coding sequence GTGGCGGGGCCGCTGAGCTTCGATCTCGTCGAGGACGACGCGGGCTTCGACCGTCTGGCTGGCGAGTGGGCGTCGCTGCTGGCCGATTCGCCCGCGGACCCGCTTTTTTCCTCGCACGCCTGGTGTCGCGCGTGGTGGCGGCATTACGGCGCGGGCCATATGCTGCGCCTCGCGATCGCGCGCGACGAGGACGGCCGGCTTGTCGGCCTCGCGCCGATGTACCGGCGCACGATGACCGCGCGCGAACTCGAGCGCGAGATGGTCGGTGACGTGCGCGTTCCGATCGCAACGCGCGGCGGGGCCTATCGCGTGCTACAAGGCCTCGGCAACGGCGAAAACTGCTCGGACCTTCTCGGCTTTATCGCGGCCAACGGGCGCGTGGACGAGGTGTGGTCCGCGCTATACGGATTTCTTTCGCGCGACGCCGGCGATTGGGACATCCTCGATCTGGCCGACGCGGACGACGAGACGCCGGGGCTTGAGGCGCTGCAATACGCGGCAATGTCCGGGCGCGTTTCGCGCTATCGCGTGCTGTACGGCGCGCCGTACGCGGACCTGCCGGGCGGCTACGACGCCTACCTAGATACGCTCTCGAAAAAGAGCCGCTACAACGCGCGCAAGAAGGTGAAGCAGATCGGTGTGTATCACAAGATCGGGCATCGCTATCACGAGGACCCCGCCACGCTGCCCGCCGCGATGACGCGCCTGTTCGAATTGCACGAAGAGCGCTGGAAAGCCGAGGGCGGCAGCGAGGCATTTGCCACGGACGCGATGCGCGCGTTTCATCGCGAGTACGCGGCGGGCGCGCTTTCGCGCGGCGAGTTGCGGCTCGGGTTTCTCGACATCGACGGCGAGCCCGCGTTCGTGACCTACGCGATCCACGCCGGCAACCGGTACTACCTCTATCAGCAGGGCGGATCGTCGAACTATCCGAAATACAACCTCGGTTACGCGGCGCTTTCGTTTTCGCTTCAGGACGCGTGCGCGCGAGGCGCGAAACGGTACGAATTCCTGCGCGGCGAGGCGGAGTACAAGCTGCACTGGTCGAACGGATCGCGGCGGCTTGTGCAATTCCTGTCGGGCCGTACGATTGCCGCCATGCGGTTTTTCGCGCGCGCGTTCATCAACACCGACCCGGCCGTGCGCCGCACGCTCAAGCGCGTGATCGAGCGAGGACGCCGTTGA
- the mtnA gene encoding S-methyl-5-thioribose-1-phosphate isomerase, with product MRRKSPARIYRQQGQRGESYSRARGKCRRPGHGICCPSRPSCPYCPCPRHITPRNWGSRPLVKTIEWNDGDVVMIDQRALPDEEIYLACKNTDEVADAIRTLAVRGAPAIGIAAAYGLAQAVVRGPDDPAKLRETFDAAAALLASTRPTAVNLFWAIERMTRRYAGTIGDGPDAAREALIDEARAIHEEDIAACRRMGAFGAKFVPDGATILTYCNAGALATGGYGTALGVVRAAAEAGKKVRVFACETRPLLQGARLTAFELAADGIDVTIIPDNAAGHIMSRGGVDLVVTGADRIAANGDVANKIGTYTVAVLARENGVPFYVAAPLSTIDPATKGGADIPIEERAQDEVTNVRGRLVIAPKGVAARNPAFDVTPARFVRAIFTERGVAEPPSEASIRKLVETS from the coding sequence ATGCGGCGAAAAAGTCCGGCCCGTATCTATCGGCAGCAAGGGCAACGTGGTGAATCTTATAGTCGCGCGCGCGGGAAATGTCGAAGGCCTGGGCACGGAATATGTTGTCCATCCCGTCCATCCTGTCCATATTGTCCATGTCCGCGGCACATCACGCCGCGAAATTGGGGGAGCCGACCGTTGGTCAAGACAATCGAATGGAACGACGGCGACGTGGTGATGATCGATCAGCGCGCGCTGCCGGACGAGGAAATCTATCTCGCCTGCAAGAACACGGACGAGGTCGCGGACGCGATCCGCACGCTCGCGGTCCGCGGCGCGCCGGCGATCGGCATCGCCGCGGCGTACGGCCTCGCGCAGGCCGTCGTGCGCGGGCCGGACGATCCGGCGAAATTGCGCGAAACCTTCGACGCGGCGGCGGCGCTTCTCGCCTCCACGCGGCCGACCGCCGTCAACCTGTTCTGGGCGATCGAACGCATGACGCGCCGTTACGCCGGGACGATCGGTGACGGCCCCGACGCGGCGCGCGAGGCGCTCATCGACGAGGCGCGCGCGATCCACGAGGAAGATATTGCGGCCTGCCGGCGCATGGGCGCGTTCGGCGCCAAATTCGTGCCCGACGGCGCGACGATCCTGACCTACTGCAACGCCGGCGCGCTCGCGACCGGCGGCTACGGCACGGCGCTCGGCGTCGTGCGCGCGGCGGCCGAGGCGGGGAAGAAGGTGCGCGTGTTCGCCTGCGAGACGCGCCCGCTTCTGCAGGGCGCGCGGCTGACCGCGTTCGAGCTTGCCGCGGACGGCATCGATGTGACGATCATCCCGGATAACGCGGCCGGGCACATCATGTCGCGCGGCGGAGTCGACCTCGTGGTCACCGGCGCGGATCGCATCGCGGCGAATGGCGACGTGGCCAACAAGATCGGCACGTACACCGTGGCGGTGCTCGCGCGCGAAAACGGCGTGCCGTTCTACGTCGCAGCGCCGCTGTCGACGATCGACCCGGCCACGAAAGGCGGCGCGGACATCCCCATCGAGGAGCGTGCGCAGGACGAGGTGACGAACGTGCGCGGCCGGCTTGTCATCGCGCCGAAAGGCGTCGCCGCGCGGAACCCCGCGTTTGATGTCACCCCCGCACGCTTCGTGCGCGCGATCTTCACCGAGCGCGGCGTCGCCGAGCCGCCGTCGGAGGCGAGCATCCGGAAGCTGGTGGAGACGTCGTAG
- the glgB gene encoding 1,4-alpha-glucan branching protein GlgB, translating to MNDPSFLTDYDLHLFGEGNFYRSYEKFGAHVTTRDGVPGTRFAVWAPNAREVSVIGDFNGWRWGATPLSSRGGSGVWDGFVPGVGAGTLYKFGIKSNVHDFAAEKIDPYATLFELRPKSACVVWDIAGYGWTDGEWAECRWRRNALDAPISIYEVHMGSWRRVPHEGNRWMTYREMAQVLPPYVAEMGFTHVELLPMTEHPFDGSWGYQTIGYFAPTSRFGTPQDFMHLVNELHRAGIGVILDWVPAHFPRDWHGLAYFDGTHLYEHADPRQREHKDWGTYIFNYGRNEVGNFLISSALYWLDKFHIDGLRVDAVASMLYLDYSRKAGEWIPNRHGGRENLEAIAFVKRFNAAVFQYHPGCTTYAEESTSFPAVSRPTYVGGLGFGYKWNMGWMHDTLQYFSRDPIHRKFHHDKLTFAMIYAHHENFVLPYSHDEVVHGKGSMLGKMPGDGWQKFANLRALYGYMWGFQGKKLLFMGCEFGQGDEWNHDGELQWGLLQFDFQRGLKEWVRHLNHLLKSEPALWRDFDAGGFSWIDCNDTEQSILSFLRTSHDGARQVAVIGNFTPVPRFGYRIGVPRAGFWREVLNSDAHAYGGSGAGNWGGVAAEPIPMHGHPYSISLTLPPLSTVFLAPED from the coding sequence ATGAACGACCCGTCGTTTCTGACCGATTACGATCTGCACCTTTTCGGCGAGGGGAATTTTTACCGCTCGTACGAAAAGTTCGGCGCGCATGTCACGACGCGCGACGGCGTTCCGGGCACGCGATTCGCCGTCTGGGCGCCGAACGCGCGCGAGGTGTCGGTCATCGGCGATTTCAACGGCTGGCGCTGGGGCGCGACGCCGCTTTCCTCGCGCGGCGGCTCCGGCGTGTGGGACGGATTCGTCCCCGGCGTCGGCGCGGGCACGCTCTACAAATTCGGGATCAAGTCGAACGTCCACGATTTCGCGGCGGAGAAGATCGATCCCTACGCGACGTTGTTCGAGCTTCGGCCGAAGTCGGCGTGCGTCGTGTGGGATATTGCCGGGTATGGATGGACCGACGGCGAGTGGGCGGAGTGCCGCTGGCGGCGAAACGCCCTCGACGCGCCGATTTCGATATACGAGGTGCACATGGGCTCGTGGCGGCGCGTGCCGCACGAGGGCAACCGATGGATGACCTATCGCGAGATGGCGCAGGTGCTTCCGCCATACGTCGCGGAAATGGGATTCACGCACGTCGAGCTGCTGCCGATGACGGAGCACCCGTTCGACGGCTCCTGGGGCTATCAGACGATCGGCTATTTCGCGCCGACGTCGCGATTCGGCACGCCGCAGGATTTCATGCATCTCGTGAACGAGCTGCACCGCGCGGGGATCGGCGTCATCCTCGACTGGGTGCCGGCGCATTTTCCGCGTGACTGGCACGGCCTGGCGTATTTCGACGGCACGCACCTCTACGAGCACGCGGACCCGCGCCAGCGCGAGCACAAGGACTGGGGCACGTACATCTTCAATTATGGCCGCAACGAGGTGGGCAACTTCCTCATCTCGAGCGCGCTTTACTGGCTCGACAAGTTCCACATCGACGGCCTTCGCGTGGACGCCGTGGCGTCGATGCTCTACCTCGACTATTCGCGCAAGGCGGGCGAGTGGATCCCGAACCGCCACGGCGGGCGCGAGAACCTGGAGGCGATCGCGTTCGTCAAGCGGTTCAACGCGGCGGTGTTTCAGTATCACCCCGGCTGCACGACGTACGCGGAGGAATCGACGTCGTTTCCGGCGGTGTCGCGGCCGACGTACGTCGGGGGCCTGGGGTTCGGGTACAAGTGGAACATGGGGTGGATGCACGACACGTTGCAGTATTTTTCGCGCGATCCGATTCACCGCAAATTTCATCACGACAAGCTGACCTTCGCGATGATCTACGCGCACCACGAAAACTTCGTGCTGCCGTATTCGCATGACGAGGTCGTCCACGGCAAAGGTTCGATGCTCGGAAAGATGCCCGGCGACGGCTGGCAAAAGTTCGCGAACCTGCGCGCGCTTTACGGCTACATGTGGGGCTTTCAGGGCAAGAAGCTCCTGTTCATGGGCTGCGAGTTCGGACAGGGCGACGAGTGGAATCACGATGGCGAACTGCAATGGGGGCTCTTGCAATTCGACTTCCAGCGCGGACTGAAGGAGTGGGTGCGCCATCTGAATCACCTGCTCAAAAGCGAGCCCGCGCTCTGGCGCGATTTCGACGCCGGCGGATTTTCCTGGATCGACTGCAACGACACCGAGCAGTCCATCCTGTCGTTCCTGCGAACATCGCACGACGGCGCGCGGCAGGTGGCCGTCATCGGCAACTTCACGCCGGTCCCGCGTTTCGGCTATCGCATCGGGGTGCCGCGTGCCGGCTTCTGGCGCGAGGTGCTGAACAGCGATGCGCACGCCTACGGCGGAAGCGGCGCCGGCAACTGGGGCGGTGTCGCGGCCGAGCCCATCCCCATGCACGGTCACCCGTACTCGATTTCGCTCACGCTCCCGCCGCTTTCGACGGTGTTTCTCGCGCCGGAGGATTGA